In Panicum virgatum strain AP13 chromosome 4N, P.virgatum_v5, whole genome shotgun sequence, a single window of DNA contains:
- the LOC120670792 gene encoding disease resistance protein RGA2-like isoform X4, which produces MIYNDTKFKYYSQVWVYVSPRFDSNKIGNSIISQLTEKESQLNEKQLIRTRLKKLLAGKKILIVLDDLWEDDPYKLFDLKTMLMLGETGNIIVIVTTRDEHVAMEIGTIEPYKIELLTKELCWEIIKQKSGFEARDDKEQMKDIGMEIASKCGGVPLAAQSLGYTLRSKDLNEWEKVNDSDVWNEPTSRNGSLQNQVLAALRLSYSGMDHRLRSCFTYCAIFPKGHNIIKDDLSHQWISLGFIRPMKAPFKKHQLSEKYIAKLLGMSFLQPSMSPPTLSQTSGAYYEGITFFTMHDLVHDFARLILDDKILDASKKGSTRGGSCRHALLTDCSKPLGLFLTCPDSLRALRFLDCGNIELRGDTFSSATSLCILDLSECRINQLPDSIAHLQHLKYLNAPGIRGKYIPNHITRLLKLNYLSISGSSEILALPESIGEMEELVHLDLSGCSKIRKLPELFGNLKNMEHLDLSKCSDVTGVSEQLGSLMKLEYLDVSYCKNVGNLPRALSSLTELQYLNLSFSSYLMGIQDSLLGDEESYKYPAENISNPAGGSGIVGIVEAEILGTLTKVKYLKLCIDGFSTLLLPKLPEALGSFNELKYLDLSGSSSLYKLPSSFGKLHSLLHIDLSDCYRVDGVPEALTGLNKLRYLNLSNCSIGVNEELPSLRGLQEAIANLTELRYLNLKSCLETICGDQRVDESNAFLGHISALSYLEHLTLSRNGNLYSLPETFGKLRKLHKLDLSYCCNLRKLPVSISEIGSLRFLNTDGCRSFDESTLPQFRNSSFLLPHFVVLADDGESSSNIIKLKDENPPILEISRLERVKSSAEAQRINLSGKQSIGKIKFVWTKGAERFVEDIEVLKELMPPACLEYFELQGYNGIRFPPWVTSIESYLPRIIRISITELPSCTTLPPLGQLANLQELHIEQMDSITKIDGELYGCGGAFPKLTTFRLLRMENLEEWNTEHPCGEDGSHVLVFPILTLLAISGCPKLRIKPCLPRGEYFLDIRSCDDLLSPLEERYQVPESSYPAPKGLFVHYCEQPLHEWRLLHQLPGISYLSIEHCSDLTCSSTEIIRCLSSLETLSVTDCESITALPDWLGDLTSLMRLEIINCTGIQTLPESIERLTNLQELKVSGCPDLVQWCESEKSMTMLSHIKTKP; this is translated from the exons ATGATTTACAATGACACAAAATTCAAATATTACTCTCAAGTATGGGTCTATGTGTCCCCAAGATTTGACTCAAATAAAATCGGTAACTCCATAATTTCACAGCTCACTGAAAAGGAGAGCCAACTAAATGAGAAACAGTTGATACGGACACGCCTCAAGAAGCTATTAGCCGGGAAGAAGATTTTGATTGTTTTGGATGACTTATGGGAGGATGATCCATATAAATTGTTTGATTTGAAGACTATGCTAATGCTTGGTGAGACAGGCAACATAATAGTTATAGTAACAACACGTGATGAACACGTTGCTATGGAAATTGGAACCATTGAGCCATACAAGATAGAACTCCTGACAAAGGAGTTGTGCTGGGAGATAATAAAACAAAAAAGTGGTTTTGAAGCTAGAGATGACAAAGAACAGATGAAGGATATAGGAATGGAGATTGCCTCGAAGTGTGGAGGTGTACCTTTAGCTGCTCAATCTCTTGGATACACATTGCGGTCCAAGGATTTGAATGAATGGGAGAAAGTTAATGATAGCGATGTTTGGAATGAACCTACTTCAAGGAATGGATCTTTACAAAATCAAGTGCTTGCAGCCTTGAGGTTAAGTTATAGTGGTATGGATCACCGCCTAAGGTCATGCTTTACCTACTGTGCAATCTTTCCAAAAGGTCACAACATAATTAAAGATGATCTAAGTCACCAATGGATTTCACTGGGGTTCATCAGGCCAATGAAAGCACCCTTCAAGAAGCACCAGCTCAGTGAGAAGTACATTGCCAAGCTCCTGGGAATGTCTTTCCTTCAACCTTCAATGTCACCGCCA ACTTTGTCGCAGACTTCTGGAGCATATTATGAAGGTATTACATTCTTTACCATGCATGATCTGGTGCATGACTTCGCGAGATTAATATTGGACGATAAAATTTTGGATGCTAGTAAAAAAGGCAGTACTCGGGGAGGCAGCTGCCGCCATGCATTGCTCACTGATTGTAGCAAACCGTTGGGATTATTCTTGACTTGTCCTGACAGTCTAAGGGCACTGCGTTTTCTGGACTGCGGTAATATTGAATTACGTGGCGATACGTTCTCATCTGCAACGTCCTTGTGCATCTTGGATTTAAGTGAATGCCGCATAAATCAGTTGCCAGATTCTATTGCCCACTTACAGCATCTGAAGTATCTGAACGCGCCAGGTATTCGTGGTAAATATATCCCGAACCATATTACGAGGCTCTTGAAATTAAACTATCTAAGCATTAGTGGGTCTTCTGAAATATTAGCATTGCCCGAGTCGATTGGAGAAATGGAGGAACTGGTTCATCTTGATTTGTCAGGTTGTTCAAAAATAAGAAAACTGCCAGAACTGTTTGGCAATCTTAAAAATATGGAACATCTGGATCTTTCAAAATGCTCTGATGTTACAGGAGTATCAGAACAGCTGGGTAGCCTCATGAAACTGGAATATTTGGACGTATCATACTGCAAAAATGTTGGAAACTTACCAAGAGCGTTGAGCAGCCTCACAGAACTGCAATATTTGAATTTATCATTCAGCTCATACTTAATGGGCATCCAAGATAGCCTCCTTGGGGACGAAGAATCATACAAGTATCCTGCAGAAAATATTTCAAATCCTGCAGGCGGATCCGGGATAGTTGGTATTGTTGAGGCAGAGATCTTGGGCACCCTGACCAAGGTCAAATATTTGAAGTTATGTATAGATGGATTTTCTACATTATTGCTTCCAAAGCTCCCTGAGGCTTTGGGAAGCTTTAATGAACTGAAGTATTTAGACTTATCAGGTTCTTCTTCACTGTATAAATTGCCATCATCATTTGGGAAGCTCCACAGTTTACTACATATTGATTTGTCAGACTGCTATCGTGTTGATGGTGTACCGGAAGCCTTGACTGGCCTAAACAAGCTCAGATATTTGAATTTATCAAATTGTTCCATCGGTGTAAATGAAGAACTGCCGAGTCTAAGAGGGCTACAAGAAGCAATTGCCAATCTCACTGAACTACGCTATTTAAACTTAAAAAGTTGTCTTGAAACTATATGTGGTGACCAACGAGTAGACGAAAGCAACGCTTTCCTGGGTCACATCAGTGCTCTTTCCTATCTAGAGCACCTGACGCTGTCAAGAAATGGGAATCTTTACAGTTTACCCGAAACTTTTGGTAAGCTCAGAAAGCTGCATAAGCTGGACCTCTCATATTGTTGTAACCTCAGGAAGCTGCCAGTAAGTATATCTGAAATCGGCAGTCTGAGGTTTCTGAATACGGATGGTTGCCGCAGTTTTGATGAGTCCACGTTACCTCAGTTCAGAAATAGTTCTTTCTTATTACCTCACTTTGTGGTCCTTGCCGATGATGGTGAATCTAGCAGCAATATTATTAAGCTCAAGGATGAAAATCCTCCTATCTTGGAGATAAGCAGGCTTGAAAGAGTCAAGTCTTCTGCAGAGGCACAGAGGATAAATTTGTCGGGAAAACAAAGTATTGGAAAAATAAAATTTGTATGGACAAAAGGTGCTGAGAGATTCGTAGAGGACATTGAAGTTTTGAAAGAACTGATGCCACCAGCCTGTTTAGAATACTTCGAGCTACAAGGTTACAATGGCATAAGGTTTCCACCCTGGGTGACGAGCATTGAGAGTTATTTACCTCGTATCATCAGGATTTCCATTACGGAGTTGCCCAGCTGCACGACCTTACCACCACTCGGTCAATTAGCAAACCTTCAAGAGCTGCATATCGAGCAAATGGACAGCATTACCAAGATTGATGGGGAATTGTACGGCTGCGGGGGAGCTTTTCCCAAACTGACAACCTTTCGTTTACTAAGAATGGAAAATCTGGAAGAGTGGAACACAGAACACCCCTGTGGTGAGGATGGTTCACATGTGCTCGTGTTCCCTATATTAACCCTTTTGGCAATAAGTGGCTGCCCCAAGCTGAGGATTAAACCGTGCCTGCCTAGAGGTGAGTACTTCTTGGACATAAGGAGTTGTGATGACCTGCTATCACCATTGGAAGAGAGATACCAGGTACCTGAATCCTCCTACCCTGCTCCGAAAGGCCTTTTTGTGCATTACTGCGAGCAGCCTCTGCATGAGTGGAGGTTGCTCCACCAACTCCCTGGGATCAGTTACTTGAGCATCGAGCATTGCAGTGACCTCACATGCAGCTCAACAGAGATCATTCGATGTCTCTCCTCCCTCGAGACTTTATCTGTGACAGATTGCGAAAGCATTACAGCGCTGCCAGACTGGTTGGGAGACCTAACCAGTCTCATGAGACTTGAGATAATCAATTGCACTGGCATCCAAACATTGCCAGAGAGCATAGAGCGACTCACCAACCTCCAAGAGCTAAAAGTTTCAGGCTGCCCTGACCTAGTGCAGTGGTGTGAATCAGAGAAATCTATGACGATGCTATCTCACATCAAGACTAAG